From Eleftheria terrae, the proteins below share one genomic window:
- a CDS encoding OmpW/AlkL family protein, giving the protein MTRLQRPASRGLRPHTLAIALAALANLACAETSVMHEPWQGPGDTAGGAAAATATAPTNDTTLAQATPAAAPAPQLNLAPKRRWFVRIGAAGLKLNDKSTNVRDITGPVLRASDHPILPLLAPGVDAFGTPGGVTVDVKNSVSMFGSVGTFLDDHWAVEGLVLALPFKHDIDGKGTIARLGKVATVKQLPPTLILHRYFGDFNDRFRPSLGIGLNYTKFFEAKATPALESYTGGPTKIKMKPSWGLGLFAGAQYALTERLHLKMTLGYVRVRTTATMTTRNTMLSGSSPVLQDYPYPVNQIPSDEVAREAMDNLVEQVAAGRGGNLGTFQRKIRSELDPYVVLLSVGYSF; this is encoded by the coding sequence ATGACCCGCCTGCAGCGGCCCGCCTCGCGCGGCCTTCGACCCCACACCCTCGCCATCGCCCTGGCGGCGCTGGCCAACCTGGCTTGCGCCGAGACCTCGGTGATGCACGAGCCCTGGCAAGGGCCGGGGGACACCGCCGGCGGCGCTGCCGCGGCAACGGCCACGGCGCCGACCAACGACACGACGCTGGCGCAGGCCACGCCCGCGGCCGCGCCTGCACCTCAGCTCAACCTGGCGCCCAAGCGGCGCTGGTTCGTGCGCATCGGCGCCGCAGGGCTGAAGCTCAACGACAAGTCGACCAACGTGCGCGACATCACCGGCCCGGTGCTGCGCGCCAGCGACCATCCCATCCTGCCGCTGCTGGCACCGGGGGTCGATGCCTTCGGCACGCCCGGCGGCGTGACGGTCGATGTGAAGAACTCGGTCTCGATGTTCGGCAGTGTCGGCACGTTCCTCGACGACCACTGGGCGGTCGAAGGCCTGGTGCTGGCACTGCCCTTCAAGCACGACATCGACGGCAAGGGCACCATCGCCAGGCTGGGCAAGGTGGCGACGGTCAAGCAGCTGCCGCCGACCTTGATCCTGCACCGCTACTTCGGCGACTTCAATGACCGCTTCAGGCCCTCGCTGGGCATCGGCCTGAACTACACCAAGTTCTTCGAGGCGAAGGCGACGCCCGCGTTGGAGTCCTACACCGGCGGGCCGACGAAGATCAAGATGAAGCCGTCCTGGGGCTTGGGGTTGTTCGCCGGTGCGCAATATGCGCTTACCGAAAGACTGCACCTGAAGATGACCCTCGGATATGTTCGTGTCCGCACGACTGCAACGATGACCACGAGGAACACCATGCTGTCAGGCAGTTCCCCGGTACTGCAGGACTACCCGTATCCGGTGAACCAGATCCCGTCCGACGAGGTGGCCCGCGAGGCAATGGACAATCTGGTGGAGCAGGTGGCTGCGGGGCGCGGGGGCAACCTCGGCACCTTCCAGCGCAAGATCCGGTCGGAGCTCGATCCTTACGTCGTCTTGCTGAGCGTGGGCTATTCGTTCTGA
- a CDS encoding DUF4254 domain-containing protein yields MSASVRWSEPRDLAPPRTEHAPARDDVPSVEDIDQLQRSSFQLAGWPESPHPDGVLRWVAANHRYNSLLWDEEDQARRTDVPDSEIAANKRAIDRYNQLRNDAIESIDDTLLEAMPDHQPREDAWVNSETAGSIVDRLSINALKLHHMQLQLERTGVSQAHRLACSSKLERLRIQRQDLLQCLERLLHGMADGSCTFRVYRQFKMYNDPALNPYLCGMKDGRSAGAALNS; encoded by the coding sequence ATGTCCGCATCCGTCCGATGGTCCGAGCCTCGGGACCTCGCTCCGCCCAGAACCGAACACGCGCCTGCCCGCGACGATGTGCCGAGTGTCGAGGACATCGACCAGCTGCAGCGCTCGTCCTTCCAGCTGGCGGGCTGGCCGGAGTCGCCGCATCCGGACGGCGTGCTGCGCTGGGTGGCCGCGAACCACCGCTACAACTCGCTGCTGTGGGACGAGGAAGACCAGGCCCGGCGCACCGATGTGCCGGACAGCGAGATCGCGGCGAACAAGCGGGCCATCGACCGCTACAACCAGCTACGCAACGATGCCATCGAGTCCATCGACGACACGCTGCTGGAAGCCATGCCGGACCACCAGCCGCGCGAGGATGCCTGGGTCAACAGCGAGACCGCCGGCTCCATCGTCGACCGGCTTTCCATCAATGCGCTCAAGCTGCACCACATGCAGCTGCAGCTGGAGCGCACCGGCGTCTCGCAGGCGCATCGGCTGGCCTGCTCGTCCAAGCTGGAGCGCCTGCGCATCCAGCGGCAAGACCTGCTGCAATGCCTGGAGCGGCTGCTGCATGGCATGGCCGACGGCAGCTGCACCTTCCGCGTCTATCGCCAGTTCAAGATGTACAACGACCCGGCGCTCAACCCTTATCTCTGCGGCATGAAGGACGGCCGGTCGGCCGGCGCCGCGCTGAACTCATGA
- a CDS encoding glycosyltransferase family 2 protein translates to MRAAARADVLIPTCNRPIALAATLATLVGQDFRDFDVVVSDQSDGPAAFDTAEARSIVRLLQTRGHQVRLLRNLPRRGLAQQRQFLLEQARASAVLFLDDDVLLEPEQIGRMVAALEEQACGFVGSAVIGLSFRDDVRPHQQAVEFWDTPVEPEQVAPGTPQWQRHLLHNAANLWHVQRRLGLSPQERRLYKVAWTGGCVLYDTAKLRAAGGFEFWRELPEVHCGEDVLAQLRVMARFGGCGLMPSGAYHQELPTTVPERDCDAPQVLDPHGVAAGVP, encoded by the coding sequence ATGAGGGCAGCGGCCCGCGCCGATGTCCTGATCCCCACCTGCAACCGGCCCATTGCGCTGGCCGCGACGCTGGCGACCCTGGTGGGCCAGGACTTTCGCGACTTCGATGTGGTGGTGTCCGACCAGTCGGACGGCCCGGCGGCCTTCGACACCGCCGAGGCGCGTTCCATCGTGCGGCTGCTGCAGACTCGCGGCCACCAGGTGCGCCTGCTGCGCAACCTGCCGCGGCGCGGCCTGGCGCAGCAGCGCCAGTTCCTGCTGGAGCAGGCCCGCGCCAGCGCGGTGCTGTTCCTCGACGACGATGTGCTGCTCGAACCGGAGCAGATCGGCCGCATGGTCGCAGCGCTCGAGGAGCAGGCCTGCGGCTTCGTGGGCAGCGCGGTGATCGGCCTGTCCTTCCGCGACGATGTGCGCCCGCACCAGCAGGCGGTGGAGTTCTGGGACACGCCGGTCGAGCCGGAGCAAGTGGCGCCCGGTACGCCGCAATGGCAGCGGCATTTGCTGCACAACGCGGCCAACCTGTGGCACGTGCAGCGCCGCCTCGGGCTCAGCCCGCAGGAGCGGCGGCTGTACAAGGTGGCCTGGACCGGCGGCTGCGTGCTCTACGACACGGCCAAGCTGCGGGCGGCCGGCGGCTTCGAATTCTGGCGCGAGCTGCCCGAGGTGCACTGCGGCGAGGACGTGCTGGCGCAGCTGCGCGTGATGGCGCGCTTCGGCGGTTGCGGCCTGATGCCCTCGGGCGCCTATCACCAGGAGCTGCCGACCACGGTGCCCGAGCGCGACTGCGACGCGCCACAGGTGCTCGACCCGCACGGCGTGGCAGCGGGGGTGCCATGA
- a CDS encoding glycosyltransferase family 9 protein: MHDVEPPEKIAVFRALKLGDLVCATPALRALRQRFPQAHITLIGLPWARQLATRLAAEGIRWIDDFVAFPGHPALPEQPGDAATFEAWARQMRARRFDLAVQMHGSGTVSNTIVQALGARRTAGFHAGTPADELAVAGGRYWPYPDQLHEIHRNLCLVKHLGGVADDDQPAFPLLSSDFAELARHPDLDELPPGGFLCLHPGARMAAKRWSPRHFAAVGDALACNGWRIVITGDASEHALASEVQEHMRAPSVNAARDLSVGALAALLSRARLLVSNDTGVAHIAAALPVPSVVIFFATDPRRWAPLDPLRHRCVVGSTGHGDAVTPDEVIEAAWPLLALPASLQAMPGAGRAPMAAAPGRPRRSAGPDGTAARRG, from the coding sequence ATGCATGACGTGGAGCCGCCCGAGAAGATCGCCGTCTTCCGGGCCCTCAAGCTCGGAGACCTGGTATGCGCCACACCGGCGCTGCGGGCCTTGCGCCAGCGCTTCCCCCAGGCCCACATCACCCTCATCGGCCTGCCGTGGGCCCGCCAGCTGGCGACGCGGCTGGCCGCCGAGGGCATCCGCTGGATCGATGATTTCGTCGCCTTTCCCGGCCATCCGGCCTTGCCGGAGCAGCCGGGCGATGCCGCCACCTTCGAGGCCTGGGCGCGGCAGATGCGCGCGCGCCGCTTCGACCTGGCCGTGCAGATGCACGGCAGCGGCACCGTCAGCAACACCATCGTTCAGGCGCTGGGCGCCCGCCGCACCGCGGGCTTCCATGCCGGCACCCCGGCCGACGAACTGGCGGTGGCCGGCGGGCGCTACTGGCCCTACCCCGACCAGTTGCACGAGATCCACCGCAACCTGTGCCTGGTGAAGCACCTGGGCGGCGTGGCCGACGACGACCAGCCGGCCTTTCCACTGCTCTCGTCCGATTTCGCCGAGCTGGCCCGCCATCCGGACCTCGACGAGCTGCCGCCCGGCGGCTTCCTGTGCCTGCACCCGGGCGCCCGCATGGCGGCCAAGCGCTGGAGTCCCCGGCACTTCGCCGCCGTGGGCGACGCGCTCGCCTGCAACGGCTGGCGCATCGTGATCACCGGCGACGCCTCCGAACACGCGCTGGCGAGCGAGGTGCAGGAACACATGCGCGCACCGTCGGTCAACGCCGCGCGCGACCTCTCGGTCGGTGCGCTGGCGGCCCTGCTGTCGCGCGCCCGCCTGCTGGTGTCCAACGACACCGGGGTGGCGCACATCGCGGCGGCGCTGCCGGTGCCAAGCGTGGTGATCTTCTTCGCCACCGACCCGCGCCGCTGGGCCCCGCTGGACCCGCTGCGCCACCGTTGCGTGGTCGGCAGCACCGGCCACGGCGATGCGGTCACGCCGGACGAGGTGATCGAGGCGGCCTGGCCCCTGCTGGCCCTGCCGGCCTCGCTGCAGGCTATGCCCGGCGCAGGCCGAGCGCCGATGGCAGCGGCGCCGGGTCGTCCACGCCGGTCGGCCGGTCCGGACGGTACAGCGGCTCGGCGAGGCTGA
- a CDS encoding AraC family transcriptional regulator, whose translation MRANYLTGPVRARVPLNGWRAASGSSREPTAAVYESAVTLVRLLLRHGVSEAEVEGTTGISLERTRHPDARVPVSQIERLWQMAADRLRHPAIALELHHHYPENKLHFVAHLGMRCANMRSAIEHWRKYAFLVSEIDDVDYVVEGSTARFIYSCRDPRYTARWFAEHFLSVALWFAKCFTGHTLKLSTVRFMHAAPPNRAAHERTFQAPIEFGASENSISFDAGFLDLPFRTADSYLHHFLVAKADELKARLEQEARVENRVVAAISLLLTRGEEVTLDRVADLLKQSPRRLRQVLEGEGQRFRDLFDEVRREAAARYLMQGMSISQVAVLLGFSEPSALQHAFRRWYDTSPGDFRQRLSAGSLGLPVFDSRPHAPAATDAHS comes from the coding sequence ATGCGAGCAAACTATCTGACCGGTCCCGTGAGGGCCAGGGTGCCGCTGAATGGCTGGCGTGCTGCTTCGGGCAGCAGCCGCGAGCCCACTGCAGCGGTCTACGAGTCGGCCGTCACGTTGGTGCGCCTGCTGCTCAGGCACGGCGTCAGCGAAGCCGAGGTGGAAGGCACCACCGGCATCTCGCTGGAGCGCACCCGGCACCCCGACGCACGGGTGCCGGTCTCCCAGATCGAGCGGCTGTGGCAGATGGCGGCCGATCGCCTGCGCCATCCGGCCATCGCGCTCGAGCTGCACCACCACTATCCCGAGAACAAGCTGCACTTCGTCGCCCACCTCGGCATGCGCTGCGCCAACATGCGCTCGGCCATCGAGCACTGGCGCAAGTACGCCTTCCTGGTCTCGGAGATCGATGATGTCGACTATGTCGTCGAAGGCAGCACCGCCCGCTTCATCTACAGCTGCCGCGATCCTCGCTACACCGCGCGCTGGTTCGCCGAGCACTTCCTGTCGGTGGCGCTGTGGTTCGCCAAGTGCTTCACCGGCCACACGCTGAAGCTGAGCACTGTGCGCTTCATGCATGCCGCCCCGCCTAACCGCGCGGCACATGAACGCACCTTCCAGGCCCCCATCGAGTTCGGCGCCAGCGAGAACAGCATCTCCTTCGATGCGGGCTTCCTCGACCTGCCGTTCCGCACGGCCGACAGCTACCTGCACCACTTCCTGGTCGCCAAGGCCGATGAATTGAAGGCGCGGCTGGAGCAGGAGGCACGGGTCGAGAACCGGGTGGTGGCCGCCATCTCGCTGCTGCTCACGCGCGGGGAGGAGGTCACGCTCGACCGGGTGGCCGACTTGTTGAAGCAGTCGCCGCGGCGGCTGCGGCAGGTGCTCGAAGGCGAAGGCCAGCGCTTCCGTGACCTGTTCGACGAGGTGCGGCGCGAAGCGGCGGCGCGCTACCTGATGCAGGGCATGTCGATCTCCCAGGTCGCGGTGTTGCTGGGCTTCTCCGAGCCGAGCGCACTGCAGCATGCCTTCCGCCGCTGGTATGACACCAGCCCCGGCGACTTCCGCCAGCGCCTGTCGGCCGGCTCGCTGGGCCTGCCGGTGTTTGACAGCCGGCCGCACGCCCCTGCCGCGACCGACGCGCACTCCTGA
- a CDS encoding glycosyltransferase family 9 protein, with protein MRPAPFDATGAAGGGPASASTSLCPGSPGGVFAGRGERLPGVRSIAVLRANAVGDFVLALPALEALRQAYPDAHITLLGRAWHAAFLSGRPSPLDEVVVLPAIAGVSVPPEGDEDRAACDALVARLQARRFDLALQLHGGGRYSNPLVQRLQARYTAGLQAADAPPLDRTLPYREFQPEVLRLLETVALVGAAGRQVEPRLVTTPRDRAEADAALPPSGRPLVVLQPGATDPRRCWSPAHFAAVGDHFAEQGAEVAINGTEAEAPAVQAVLQAMRHRARARDLGGRLSLGGLLGLLARARLLVSNDTGPAHLARAIDVPTVVVYWIGNLSGYGPVSAARHAVALSWRLDCPACGRNCVGVDCGHPDSFVDDVSPAEVISLAEPLYRPDRPTGVDDPAPLPSALGLRRA; from the coding sequence ATGAGGCCGGCGCCATTCGACGCCACCGGGGCGGCCGGAGGTGGCCCGGCCAGCGCAAGCACCTCGCTCTGCCCGGGCAGCCCGGGCGGCGTGTTCGCCGGGCGCGGCGAGCGGCTGCCTGGCGTGCGCTCCATCGCCGTGCTGCGCGCCAATGCGGTGGGCGACTTCGTGCTGGCCCTGCCGGCGCTGGAAGCGCTGCGCCAGGCCTATCCGGACGCCCACATCACCTTGCTCGGCCGTGCCTGGCATGCGGCCTTCCTGAGCGGGAGACCGTCGCCGCTGGACGAGGTGGTGGTGTTGCCGGCGATCGCCGGCGTCAGCGTGCCGCCCGAGGGCGACGAGGACCGCGCCGCCTGCGACGCCCTGGTGGCGCGGCTGCAGGCGCGCCGCTTCGACCTGGCGCTGCAGCTGCATGGCGGCGGCCGCTACAGCAACCCGCTGGTGCAGCGCCTGCAGGCCCGCTACACCGCCGGCCTGCAGGCCGCCGATGCGCCGCCCCTGGACCGCACCCTGCCATATCGCGAGTTCCAGCCCGAGGTGCTGCGGCTGCTGGAGACGGTGGCGCTGGTCGGTGCGGCAGGCCGCCAGGTCGAGCCGCGCCTGGTGACCACCCCGCGCGACCGGGCGGAAGCCGACGCGGCGTTGCCGCCCAGCGGGCGTCCGCTGGTGGTGCTGCAGCCGGGGGCCACCGATCCCCGGCGCTGCTGGTCGCCCGCGCATTTCGCGGCGGTCGGTGACCACTTTGCCGAGCAGGGCGCCGAGGTCGCCATCAACGGCACCGAGGCCGAGGCGCCGGCCGTGCAGGCGGTGCTGCAGGCCATGCGGCATCGCGCCCGGGCGCGCGACCTCGGGGGGCGGCTGTCGCTGGGGGGCCTGCTCGGGCTGCTGGCCCGGGCGCGGCTGCTGGTGTCCAACGACACCGGGCCGGCCCACCTGGCGCGTGCCATCGACGTGCCGACGGTGGTGGTCTACTGGATCGGCAACCTCAGTGGCTATGGCCCGGTGAGCGCGGCGCGGCACGCGGTGGCGCTGTCCTGGCGGCTGGACTGCCCGGCCTGCGGCCGCAACTGCGTCGGGGTGGACTGCGGCCACCCCGATTCCTTCGTCGACGACGTCAGCCCGGCCGAGGTCATCAGCCTCGCCGAGCCGCTGTACCGTCCGGACCGGCCGACCGGCGTGGACGACCCGGCGCCGCTGCCATCGGCGCTCGGCCTGCGCCGGGCATAG